TTACACAGAAACAGAAatagcaacaacaacaaaacattAGACCCAATTATGAAATTGAATCACGAAAACAACCATTTAATTGAACTTGTACATAGCAAATgtaatttttgtttgttttggatGCAAATTGTATTCAGTAGCTGTTGTGAATAAAGTAAAATGTACCTGTGCAAATTAACACGGGCAAAGTCATGGTTATTTCGTGCAAGACATAAAAGTATGTACTCCAACAGAACGGACCTGTCCTGTCAAAATATTACACAGTAAGAATCTACACATgtataaagaaaaaataaagcaTGAACAAGACATATCACGTAAGATAGCAGAAGCCCCCGTCCAAAAATAAGAAGCTATGTATGCGTTTTTTTTTACCTGACAGGAAAAGCTACACAAAGACACAACTTTCCTCTGAGATGTTTCATTATATTAAACGAGAACAGGAAAGCTATTAGTTACTATTGTAGAGCTCAAAACCAATTAATACCtttcctaaaaataaaataaaaagtaaaaaaaagaaaaccaatTAAATACCAAGCTAGACAAAATTCTTCAAAAAGCAAGAGTGCAAATTTCTATCTTTTAAAAATGCTTCTGTATTACGCCAGAATGGAAAAAATCGCAGACGTGGTTTTGATCCCGGTAACGGTGGCATTGTCGCGAAAGTGGCTTGTAACGGATAAATGGAATGAATTGCAAGTAACGCGGTGTGAACTTCTTCAAAAAGTTATTATGACTAACCAttggagaaatagaaaagcttATGAAAGAATTTGGAGCCTTAATTAGAGGCTCACCAGTCACCATTGGTGATGCTCTAAGAGAAATTAGAATAGGTTAAGTGATTTTTTAAAGGTGTCTTATTTCACTCTTCACACTTTATATGACATGATTTAAATCTATACCTTCAATGGCCGCTTCTTGGCAGACTTTATCTTTTCCTTCCACGTATCGTACAAGTGCTCAATCCTTGATGAGTCTGGATCACATTTCATATGTTGAAGAAGCTCCATTGCGACCTAAGATAACAAAGATATAGAATGCTTGTCAAAGAAGTTGCATAGTTCTtccgttcttttttagttgacaAATTTATTTTATCACGTTTGTCAATACAttcaatcattaatatctttaattatcaatgagtaaaaattataaaaagttgatattataaatctatacaatgagacgattataacaaaaccccacatgactatattttttcttagtaTATATCACAATTGAtaatcaaagtagattatatgaatagtgtcaaaagtcaaactGTATCAACTGTAAAAGGACGAAGATGTATTATATTAGCAGTGAACAATTCTATTATCTGGAGTCTATAACACAAGGAATAACACCTTTTGCCAACAAAAGCTATGGTTAAAGAGTTAAAGAGTACTATAAAGATCCTGCCAATGACAAGGTGTCTAAGGAGATTAAAATCTATATAGACCTCCCTGTAGAAGATTTAAACTAGCTGAACAGTAGTCACTATGAAACACGAGGATTAATATTTCCAAGAGAAGTAATGGAAGGAAAAAGTAGAAGAAGAATGCAAGCATTAAAATAAAAGCAATACAACAACCTATATGGAGCATAAATCAAAAAATACAAATAGTATATTTAACAAAAGATAAAGATAAAGATTAAAACCAATGcaagaaaaaataaagtatAAACAAATATGAGAATAATAGGGGTTGCAAGTTAAAGATACCGTCCATAGGACATATAGGATTGGCAAATTTGGTTATGGTCGTTATATTTCAGTTAAGAGTTTCCTGTGCAAAAAGATGGAAAATAGTGAGAAGGGAACCATATACTATGAACAGAGGAGTTCAGAGGGAGACAAATTATGAAGAAAATTATAAGTTTTATTTAGCCTTTAGATTAATAGTTGGGAGAGCAAGGTCGTGCCTTGGTCAAGTGTCTACTTGCTATCGCTAGATCATAGGTTCGATGATCcttggaaacaacctctttaTGAAAATAAGGGTAAGGTTGCTTAGATTTAGAACTTCCGCAGACCATGCTCTAAATAGCGAGAGATTTTGCATTGGATACGACCTTTATTAATAGTTGGGAGAGCATCAAGCCCGTCAAAAGCTTATTCCAGTACATAAAGACCCCCGAATAAATAGGAATGGTAGGAGGGAAAGGTGGAAGGGCAAGGGGAACTAGAAGAGAAGAAGGATGTTTGTTATGAAATTAATAGGTAGTTCTAGGATATGATTGTTTGTATCTTATTTATATTGTTCCATTTCATCCTACAAAAATCGAAACTTCCATGAATCTATTAGTCACATCACATGGTTATTTACGGTACAATACATTTTCATTAGAAAAGCAAATTTCCAACATTTCTCAAGTACAAATAGAGGGTAATTCAGGCCTGCGTTCTTTTCAAGATTTCAATGCCTTGGTCCAAAACACATCACCCAACAATACCGCCACTAGTAACCGCCACTAAAGCCACCACATGCATTGGTTCTTTGTAAACTAATTCCTACTATCAAATGATCAGAAGCCACTGCTCATGGTTTACTTAATTTGTGGGATCATGACCCACAGTCAATTCTTTTATGACTAGTTATTACAAATAATTATCACGCCTAATGAAGCTCTTGGTTAATAATTTACAAAAACACTTAGAATATAGCCTGTAGAGAAATTTCTGAGTCATTATTTAACTAAAATTTTACATGCGAGAGAGACTGGTATGTCACAAAAAAATGTGATCTATCTTGAGCCCCAATTTGAAATCCAAAAGGCAGCAATACAGGTAtgtgttttttgaaaaaaaagatAGTTCAagccaaatcataaaattttcCAGAAATGGCAAGTCACAAGAGCTGAATGGCCACCTCTGTCAGATATCTTACTCCCAATTAGAACCGATAGTCATTAGTCAAGCCATACTAGTACAGAAGAGAACAGGATAATGGAAACTAAAAGTCATTAAATGCATACCCAATACTTCATACGGTTGTTCTGAGGTGTTTTTTCTCTGCAAGTCCCTTTTAACAATGCACTTAGCACTCCACTAGCGTCCACCCAATTGTGTTGTGCCACAAGCTTACGGAGGAGGTACTGCAACCTCATGCGATTTTCACGGTATACATTCATTGAACCCACCCTGAGGGTATAAGAAGGTATGGTCAATAACATTGCTACTCTCTTGAAAGATCTCCTTCCCCTTAGAGGTTGACTACTTTTTGCTAGATGGATTGGTCTCGGTTTTTTGTCAAAGTCTTTATTTGCATCTGAAATATCAACTCCGTCTGATATATGCAGATAATCACCTTCAATTGCTTCCATCATGTGACCCACCTTATTAATTCCTGGTTTTGCAAAGATGTAATGAAAGAGATAAGCTCGAGCTTTTACGTCAAGCTTGGCTGAAGTGTCCCAGCTCagacttttttaaaaaatttaataagAATTTCATAAGCTCCTGAAATCTCCCACATGATGCTTGCCCCATACACTACAACTGCAaacatcaaaattttaattaggCTTTGAGATGAAAAtgacatgtttaatatgctcaTTTAACAATCTCCAACTCTAAATATGAGCAAACAGAAAATACACACAACATTATTATGAGCTATGAGCACACAGATAAAAGTCATAAAACACATATCAGGTGCTGAGGTAAACTCATACATTCAACAAAAGAGTTTTTCATTTTCTTCAGCCAAAACCAAACTAAAAAACAGAATTCGAAGTCCTCAAGCTAATCTAAATGGCATCTAGTTCTACACCAAAACCTTGATATCAGCATCCATCCTCTGGAACCCAGTATAACAGTATTATAATAGTGGAAGATTGGTCAGGAACTATCGAGTACCGACCAGTTTGACCACAACTATTAAAAATAATtctccaaaaaataattcacAAAAAATCATTCTAATGTCTCAAATTTCACATTACAACTTAATACTCAgtagtacttaaaacttaataattccttgttttttttttcttcattctGAAATTCGCAACCTACCATCAATCTACGAAGCACGGAAACGCCAAAAAATCACGACTTACCGTTTCCGAAACGTCCTGGAACGGGGAAATCGGCAAAGCGTTTCGGAACGCGCCGAAACCGTTTCAGAAAAATAGAGACGTGTTTGAAACTGAATTCATCCCGGAAACGAATAGGAAACGAGATTTCAATCTAATATTCACGTTTCGCAAGCAAACTTGCTGATTGTATGAAAGTTTTTCCGCCAGAAAACTGAAATTAGGTTGAAGAAGATCTCATAGCCTATATTCGAAACCGTGCTACAAATTTGGGCCTGGCCCAAGTAGACAAatggaaattaaatatttatgGGTGTATTTGGTTCAGCCGCAATTTTTTGGCTGCCCTCGGGTACAGtcaagctggctgtacccctaaTCAAACGACGTCGTGTGATGCGGGTACAGCCagcgctggctgtaccccccgaAAACGACGTCGTTCAGCATATTTTTATCCCCTTTCTGAGTTTCCTAAGTTTTctaactctttttttttgtttcttcttcttcaagttGCGATATATCTtgttcttagggtttatttcgattttttctctcctattttctctctcctctgtttccaTGTAGCTCGCAGTTATGGAAAATTCTGAAGCTCTTTTCGAATCTAATTCTGGAATTTTAAGTACATTGATGTCAGAACGtaagtttatatttttattattttcatttatttgttttgatttcaatgtttttggtttgattgttttcgattttatattttgattttggataaaatgtgtttagaattttgttatttttcgtGTTTTCGCTGGATATTTCGATTTTgatttgtttctttgtttttgttttctgcagattttcttatttttttgcaATTGTACGTTattttttgttcgatttttattcataattttatttaatatcaATGTATATAATATTAATGAATTTTTAGCTCAGATCTTATGAacattatatattttgataaaatacatattatgttatgaatttttgaattgttctgtcccaaaagaaaatattgttcATTGTTTACTTATAACATTCTTAACAAATATATGAATATTCAGTTCAAGGAATGACTTTGAATGTTACGTATATTAGTAATGAACATTGCATTGaaatatattgaatattttttatttagatAATGAACATTGTATTGTATTATATTGAACTTTCTATTAAGAGTTATTGATCATTACCTATGTTACAATGAAcatttaattcaagtattttatcattatttataatttataatgaacattttatttaatgattttgaatattACCTATGTTCGtaattaccattttatttaagtACATTGAACAACACCTAATTAAGCAATGGACATTCTATTTTtaacattactattttaatattgaatattttatttaaggatATTGAACATTTCAATTTTCCATTGTTAGTTATTATTGAAATTGATCATTCACTATTTTAACATTGAACAATCACTAGTTTAACATTGAACATTTCTTCCTTTCGCAGTGAATAAGGAAGTAAGTTGTTTCAGTAAGTTGTTGCCCCTGATaaacaaagaacaaaaaaattcaataaattaaaCCGACAAATGTGTGATCATATATATAAAAACGTATGaaaaatatcatttatatataAAGTTACAAataaagaagaaagaaagagttgttcaataataaagaataaaccataaaaaataaagaacaaacaattccaaatgaatgaacaaacaatgaaACCATTATGAACAAATATGCAGAAGAAAATGAATTGTAAAAAAATGCCAAATTCTACCTATTTTTTGTAGCAATCTTTCTTTGTACCAAAGATTTTGAAGACTCTTCTTGATCTATTTCACTGTTATttgaataatatatttttaatatacatgctattttatataaaaattatGAACGATTCAACTAAATTGAAAATTCATATTAATTTTTACCTTGATGTTTTTTGAACTTCAGGCTGTGATTTTGATGAAGATTTCTTATCTCCTTCACTGTAATTTGAATAGTAAGGTGTAAACGTACAAGTCattttatataaaattaataaaaaattatttaaaaagctAAAATGGACATTATATTATACTGTGAAATTTGAACCCATGACTAAAAACTTGAACATTAGggtaaaaactttgaacataaagGTAATAAACTTTGAACAAAATGGAGAAAAGTTTTAAACATAATAGGTAAATTTGAACATTTGactaaaaactttgaacataaagGTTAAAAACTTTGAACAAAATGGAGAAAAGCTTTGAACATATAACCAAATAGTTTGACTGAGATATAAACAGAAAGAAAGGCTTTGAACATATGactaaaaactttgaacataaagGTTAAAAAATTTGAACGAACAATGGAGAAAAGCTTTGAACATATAGGAGAAGCTTTAAACATAATAAGTAAATTTTTTGATCATAATTCATAAAAACTTTGAACGCAAGGAGGAAATTTTTTGAACATAATTCATAAACGCAGATGAGATAAACTTTCAATTTATGAATGAATATTAAGCCATACACAATTGAACAAATAACtttaagaaaaagaacatttatatTACATGCATAATGTAGTAAAAAAATGGACATTATATTATACCTCAATGGTTTTTGAACTTCTGTCTCAGAAGTTGTACATGCCTTCCCATCTCCTTCActgtattttttattaatatgatGTTAATGCACACATTATAttatataatattaaaaatcattcatatttaataaaaaaattgatattatcttATACCTTAATACTTTCTGAACCTCTGGCTGGGATTTAGTTGGTCTTCGCTTAAATTTGAGTATTAACCTTTGTGGTTGTTCTCTAGATTTTATAAATGTATAACTAATGAGTGTCCAGAGCAAAATTCAGTTTGAAGAAatgaatattttatgaaaacaaaatgaacatttaacataaaaacagttatcatgagttttaataataaaaaggactgaagaaatgaaaaaaagttCAAACATTAAAATTATGAATATAGTAGTTGAAATAATTGAAGATTTCTAAACCAAACTTAGTATATCAGAGTAAACGAacattttattaaaaagaattgaatatTTTAGCAAAATAAATTGAACATTTTTCGCAGATGAGTGTAGATTTAAAATTTTACTGTAGAAAAATTGAATATTAGTACAAAGAACATTTCCATTAtgaatataatactagaaataattcatagtatattccaaaacaaaactctgtaacaaaatatattccagaaaaaaaaattgaacattttataaaaagaaaatgaactatcaaaatatattgaatattttataaaaagaaaatgaatattttatcaaaatatattGAACATTTTGGAGACAGACAGTTACCATGATTTCTGGATTTAGTTTTTGGACATGAATGAACAAATGTTCAAAtcattttaattatatatataacatTCGAAATAATTCAGTATTCCTAAAGAAAATCTCAGTAGACCAAAAAGGATATCCAGTTTGGAATATATGAttattttccaaaaagatattgAATATTCTGCTATAATCAATTGAACATTTTGCATAAGATAGTTATCATGAGTTCTCAagacttaatttattttacagaGGAATGAACAAAACTCAGTGGACCAAAATGAATATCTAGCTTAAACAATATGAACATTTTATACATAAATTGAACATCTAACATAAGATTAGAAAAACTCAACAAAAGTTCATCACATTtacattattataataatatttaaattaattgacATTCCCAATCCAAATTTTAATCATCAATAAGATTATTGTTAAATATCTATGAATATGAACAATGTATCattaatttgtatttgtattgtatCAAATGTCAAAAATGGCACATTCGCAAATTAAATAGAAATAGatattcaaaaacataaaaattactTACTGGAATGTGTCTATTTGCTTTTCAGCTTCAATTTCCTTCTCAATTTCGTATTTTCCAGTTCTGTGATCAAAAAACCAATAGTTAGGGTTTGGTTAAATCATCACGCaacgaaaatgaacattaaattaaaaaCGATTGAACATTAACATAAAATTGATTGAACATAtgtaaattaaaatgaatttatcTACGAAAACT
This Spinacia oleracea cultivar Varoflay chromosome 6, BTI_SOV_V1, whole genome shotgun sequence DNA region includes the following protein-coding sequences:
- the LOC130463217 gene encoding uncharacterized protein, translating into MDVRDEIDMNKLQNPPKSKKKTKMPKEKKETTGRSSEEQKIGNAKQPDMKETGKYEIEKEIEAEKQIDTFQEQPQRLILKFKRRPTKSQPEVQKVLSEGDGKACTTSETEVQKPLSEGDKKSSSKSQPEVQKTSSEIDQEESSKSLVQRKIATKNRGNNLLKQLTSLFTAKGRNVQC